A genomic segment from Paenibacillus sp. FSL K6-1096 encodes:
- a CDS encoding response regulator yields the protein MSRSILLVDDDPHILKALTRHVGWEKLGLTIAGAAVNGSEALELFRKGTPDLVMTDVYMPGMSGLELTEALRELSPELPIIILSGYEEFENARQAMRWGVSHFLLKPARVQEIEAVLRAVLLELEAGEQQKQLEERYKQEIGRTLPFLRERLLLELLTTRYSADECSEERLGYLQITHPQRLAAASIQLNRPLPLHKLKEREWQLLRFGAGNICRETLQHKLAGHPSVQGHVLDYSDDLLVVLLLDREAGELIPVLKEAVQEMMDKIRNYVQLQAYAGIGSVKAAIHELIDAYLESREALAAAEFQETSPIYAYEPCRADNLWTLEDYSRLLQEWNEVLLRKETPKIWETWEIIYGRLRQDELQHLQDIQTVCVGLFTALMYYWNACCPGRTPPMSMAEFLQAVSGYYNGRSLTEWMGQTFPEFLRAAFTEMNVKKNRLVESVKSYVEVHYNQEISFMGLAQELHVHPKYLSQLFKRISGENFVSYLNQYRIGRAIEFLQSGQHMVYEISEMVGFNNPAYFSQVFKMVTGRSPSDYMKG from the coding sequence ATGAGCAGGTCCATTCTGCTGGTGGATGACGACCCGCACATTCTGAAAGCCCTTACGAGACATGTGGGCTGGGAGAAGCTTGGCCTGACCATAGCCGGAGCGGCAGTCAACGGCAGTGAGGCGCTGGAGCTGTTCCGCAAGGGTACCCCCGATCTGGTGATGACCGATGTCTATATGCCGGGGATGAGCGGATTGGAGCTTACGGAGGCACTGCGGGAGCTGTCGCCGGAGCTGCCAATCATTATATTGAGCGGGTACGAGGAATTCGAGAATGCCCGCCAGGCGATGCGCTGGGGGGTGAGCCATTTCCTGCTGAAGCCGGCCCGGGTCCAGGAGATCGAAGCGGTACTCCGTGCGGTGCTGCTGGAGCTGGAAGCCGGCGAGCAGCAAAAACAGCTGGAGGAGCGCTACAAGCAGGAGATCGGCCGCACGCTTCCTTTTCTGCGGGAACGTCTGCTGCTGGAGCTGCTGACCACACGCTACAGCGCGGATGAATGCTCCGAGGAACGGCTCGGTTACCTTCAAATCACACATCCGCAGCGGCTGGCCGCAGCCAGCATCCAGCTTAACCGCCCGTTGCCGCTGCATAAGCTGAAGGAACGCGAATGGCAGCTGCTGCGCTTCGGAGCCGGCAATATCTGCAGGGAGACGCTCCAGCACAAGCTGGCCGGACATCCTTCGGTGCAGGGTCATGTGCTGGACTATTCCGACGATCTGCTGGTGGTGCTGCTGCTGGACCGTGAAGCGGGAGAGCTGATCCCGGTTCTGAAGGAGGCGGTGCAGGAGATGATGGATAAAATTCGGAATTACGTTCAGCTTCAGGCCTATGCCGGCATCGGTTCCGTCAAAGCGGCCATCCATGAGCTGATCGATGCTTATCTGGAGAGCAGAGAGGCGCTGGCCGCTGCAGAATTTCAGGAGACCAGCCCCATCTATGCTTATGAACCGTGCAGAGCTGACAACCTGTGGACTCTGGAGGATTATTCCCGGCTGCTTCAGGAGTGGAATGAGGTGCTGCTGCGCAAGGAGACGCCAAAAATATGGGAGACCTGGGAGATCATCTACGGCAGGCTCCGGCAGGATGAGCTGCAGCATCTCCAGGATATACAGACGGTATGTGTCGGGCTGTTCACTGCGCTGATGTATTATTGGAATGCCTGTTGCCCGGGCCGGACTCCACCGATGAGCATGGCCGAATTTCTTCAGGCGGTGTCGGGCTATTACAACGGCAGAAGTCTGACGGAGTGGATGGGGCAGACTTTTCCCGAATTCCTGCGAGCAGCCTTCACGGAAATGAATGTTAAGAAGAACCGGCTGGTAGAGAGCGTCAAAAGCTATGTGGAGGTCCACTATAACCAGGAAATCAGCTTCATGGGCCTGGCGCAGGAGCTGCATGTGCATCCGAAATATCTGAGCCAGCTGTTCAAACGGATCAGCGGTGAGAATTTCGTCAGCTACCTGAACCAGTACCGGATCGGCCGGGCGATAGAATTCCTCCAATCCGGCCAGCACATGGTGTATGAAATCAGTGAAATGGTGGGCTTCAACAATCCCGCGTATTTCAGCCAGGTCTTCAAGATGGTTACCGGGCGCAGCCCGAGTGATTATATGAAAGGATGA
- a CDS encoding ATP-binding protein: MNALKIPKRMTTALVNSLTAGVVPRIGLEHIAVGRRPEVEAILRDMENIAEGGAAFKLITGKFGSGKSFLLQIIRNYAMDRDFVVADADLSPERRLVGTKGQGLATYRELMSHLSTKTRPDGGALEIMLQKWIMTLQQAVMQEKGCGPGAPELGSFVEQRIYTVASGMRGLVHGFDFAKVLASYWNGHLLADDGLKQDALRWLRGEFPTRTDARKALGVGVIIDDDNWYDYMKLWAEFTGAIGYKGLLLFIDEGVNLYKITNSISRQSNYEKLLTMFNDTMQGKAERLGIFIGGTPQFVEDPRRGLFSYEALRSRLVAGRYAESGRNNFTGPIIALDMLSHEEILILLQKLRDIHALHYGYEASLTQEQLVHFMEEAVNRLGADELLTAREVVRDFMDLLHTLHQHPDVTFEKLVGEQTPRPAAQENENELDGFLAEFDL; this comes from the coding sequence ATGAACGCACTCAAAATACCGAAGCGGATGACCACCGCACTCGTGAACTCCCTGACAGCGGGGGTTGTGCCGCGGATTGGCCTGGAGCACATCGCTGTCGGCCGCCGGCCGGAGGTGGAGGCGATTCTCCGCGATATGGAGAATATCGCCGAGGGCGGAGCCGCCTTCAAGCTGATTACAGGCAAATTCGGCAGCGGCAAAAGCTTCCTGCTTCAGATCATCCGCAATTACGCGATGGACCGGGACTTCGTGGTCGCCGACGCCGACCTCTCGCCGGAGCGGCGGCTGGTCGGCACGAAGGGGCAGGGACTCGCCACCTACCGTGAGCTGATGAGCCATCTCTCCACCAAGACCCGCCCGGATGGCGGGGCGCTGGAGATTATGCTCCAGAAGTGGATCATGACGCTTCAGCAGGCGGTGATGCAGGAGAAGGGCTGCGGGCCGGGTGCGCCTGAGCTTGGCAGCTTCGTTGAGCAGCGGATCTATACCGTTGCCTCCGGGATGCGCGGGCTGGTGCACGGCTTCGACTTCGCCAAGGTGCTGGCATCCTACTGGAACGGGCATCTGCTGGCGGATGACGGGTTGAAGCAGGATGCGCTGCGCTGGCTGCGCGGGGAATTCCCGACCCGGACGGATGCCCGGAAGGCGCTGGGGGTCGGTGTCATCATCGACGATGACAACTGGTATGACTATATGAAGCTGTGGGCTGAATTCACCGGAGCCATCGGCTATAAGGGCCTGCTGCTGTTCATCGACGAAGGGGTCAACCTCTACAAGATTACGAACAGCATCTCCCGGCAGAGCAATTACGAGAAGCTGCTGACTATGTTCAACGATACGATGCAGGGCAAGGCTGAACGGCTGGGCATCTTCATCGGGGGGACGCCGCAGTTCGTGGAGGACCCCCGGCGCGGCTTGTTCAGCTACGAGGCTCTGCGCTCCCGGCTGGTGGCCGGAAGATATGCCGAGTCCGGACGGAATAACTTCACCGGGCCGATTATTGCGCTGGACATGCTCTCCCATGAGGAGATTCTGATACTGCTCCAGAAGCTGCGTGACATTCATGCCCTCCATTACGGGTATGAAGCCAGCCTTACCCAGGAACAGCTTGTGCACTTCATGGAAGAGGCGGTCAACCGGCTGGGGGCGGACGAGCTGCTTACTGCACGCGAGGTGGTGCGCGACTTCATGGATCTGCTGCATACCCTGCACCAGCATCCGGACGTAACCTTCGAGAAGCTGGTCGGGGAGCAGACCCCGCGGCCTGCTGCGCAGGAGAACGAGAATGAGCTGGACGGCTTCCTGGCGGAGTTCGACCTATGA
- a CDS encoding DEAD/DEAH box helicase: MSDNPFYRLAPFIKEFIYKNRWDTLREAQVDACRVLFDTPHHLLIASGTASGKTEAAFFPALTGLYERPSASVGILYIAPLKALINDQFARLNDLLREGNIPVWHWHGDVPQADKTKLMQNPSGVLQITPESLEGLLMNRPNAIPALFHDLRFIIIDEVHAFMGADRGIQVLSQLARISRMAGCYPRRIGLSATLSDYASVTEWLAAGTRESVEVSAPQGGRKLRLSVEHFSFPDARNEEEAEHLERARQAYYGFIYDHTHIKKALIFTNSRTDAEEAILEMRRIAAKRGERDVFHVHHGSISAMLREETEAALKQGAGPAVAAATLTLELGIDLGELDRVLQLGAPYSCASFVQRLGRSGRRGDAASEMIFVTPEEEDEEAQLPARMPWTLLRAIAVIELYVREKWVEPLAVRQLPVGLLYHQTMSILKSMGEAEPEELKEAVLSLPSFRGIDPADYDAFLEYMLGMGHIEKMDEGSLLIGLAGEKIVNNFRFYAVFKDDEEHVVYNGTEEIGSITTVPPPGYCFTLAGKLWKVEEVDNRHKAVYVKGSRGKVDTLWLGAGGDVHTRIMTKIREVLGSTALYPYLAPSAAARLERARRLAKESGLLTRPVLPAGGDSMFILPWAGSRQFRTLERLLKNNLKGPQGLRSVIPMEPYYMVVAGKTEAEELEEAIIAEATAATDALALLGPDEAPYLGKYDEFIPHDLLRKAFSLDGLDVPGLLSVIKQWRQPPAQV; this comes from the coding sequence ATGAGCGATAACCCGTTCTACCGGCTCGCTCCGTTCATTAAGGAATTCATCTACAAGAACCGCTGGGATACACTGCGCGAGGCGCAGGTCGATGCCTGCCGTGTGCTGTTCGACACGCCGCATCATCTGCTGATTGCTTCGGGGACCGCTTCTGGCAAGACGGAAGCGGCGTTCTTCCCGGCGCTGACGGGGCTGTATGAGCGTCCGTCTGCCTCAGTCGGCATTCTGTATATCGCGCCGCTGAAGGCGCTGATCAACGATCAGTTCGCACGTCTGAACGATCTGCTGCGCGAAGGCAATATCCCGGTCTGGCATTGGCATGGGGATGTGCCCCAGGCGGATAAGACGAAGCTGATGCAGAACCCTTCGGGGGTGCTGCAGATAACCCCGGAATCGCTGGAGGGCCTGCTGATGAACCGCCCGAATGCGATTCCGGCGCTGTTCCATGATCTGCGCTTCATCATCATCGATGAAGTGCACGCGTTCATGGGCGCGGACCGCGGCATTCAGGTGCTGAGCCAGCTGGCGCGGATCTCGCGGATGGCGGGCTGTTATCCGCGGCGCATCGGCCTCTCGGCGACCTTAAGCGACTACGCCTCCGTCACGGAATGGCTGGCGGCGGGAACACGCGAGAGCGTGGAGGTCAGCGCTCCGCAGGGCGGGCGCAAGCTGCGGCTGAGCGTGGAGCATTTCTCGTTCCCGGATGCGCGGAACGAGGAGGAGGCCGAACACCTGGAGCGGGCGCGACAGGCGTATTACGGGTTCATCTACGATCACACGCATATCAAGAAAGCGTTGATCTTCACGAACAGCCGCACCGACGCCGAAGAGGCGATTCTGGAGATGCGGCGCATTGCCGCGAAACGCGGCGAGCGGGATGTCTTCCATGTGCATCATGGAAGCATCTCCGCGATGCTGCGCGAAGAGACGGAGGCCGCGCTTAAGCAGGGCGCAGGGCCGGCTGTGGCGGCGGCGACGCTGACGCTGGAGCTGGGCATTGATCTGGGCGAGCTGGACCGGGTGCTCCAGCTCGGTGCCCCCTACAGCTGCGCGAGCTTCGTACAGCGGCTGGGCCGTTCGGGGCGGCGGGGGGATGCCGCCTCGGAGATGATCTTCGTCACGCCCGAGGAGGAGGACGAAGAGGCGCAGCTGCCCGCGCGGATGCCGTGGACGCTGCTGCGGGCCATTGCCGTGATCGAGCTGTATGTGCGCGAGAAATGGGTGGAGCCGCTGGCAGTGCGCCAGCTGCCTGTAGGGCTGCTCTATCATCAGACGATGAGCATCCTGAAGAGCATGGGTGAAGCGGAGCCGGAGGAGCTGAAGGAGGCGGTGCTCAGTCTGCCCTCCTTCCGCGGCATTGACCCTGCGGATTATGATGCGTTCTTGGAATATATGCTGGGCATGGGGCATATTGAGAAGATGGATGAGGGCAGCCTCTTGATCGGACTGGCCGGAGAGAAGATCGTGAACAACTTCCGGTTCTACGCGGTGTTCAAGGATGACGAAGAGCATGTCGTCTATAACGGCACGGAGGAGATCGGTTCGATTACGACAGTGCCGCCTCCGGGCTACTGCTTCACCTTGGCAGGCAAGCTGTGGAAGGTGGAGGAGGTCGACAACCGCCACAAGGCTGTCTATGTCAAAGGCTCGCGCGGCAAAGTAGACACTCTATGGCTGGGGGCCGGCGGTGATGTTCATACCCGGATCATGACCAAGATCCGTGAGGTGCTGGGCTCTACAGCGCTGTATCCGTATCTTGCGCCCAGCGCTGCCGCCAGACTGGAGCGGGCAAGAAGGCTGGCCAAGGAGAGCGGCCTCCTGACACGTCCGGTACTGCCGGCTGGAGGGGACTCCATGTTCATCCTGCCATGGGCAGGCAGCCGCCAGTTCCGCACGCTGGAACGGCTGCTGAAGAACAATCTGAAGGGGCCGCAGGGACTGCGCTCCGTCATACCGATGGAGCCGTATTATATGGTGGTTGCCGGCAAGACGGAAGCAGAGGAGCTGGAGGAGGCGATCATCGCCGAAGCCACAGCAGCTACAGATGCCTTGGCGCTGCTTGGCCCGGATGAAGCCCCATATCTCGGCAAATACGATGAGTTCATTCCGCATGATCTGCTGCGCAAGGCTTTTTCGCTTGACGGGCTGGATGTGCCCGGCCTGCTCAGCGTAATAAAGCAATGGAGGCAGCCGCCTGCACAAGTATAG
- a CDS encoding TerB N-terminal domain-containing protein encodes MAKDKQGLHFTELVWESTEQNMAIPPRGTAEAEQPETRAAAEQKKAEKPAVQLQLWDMEESTEPVTTTESQFVHRARELVDHKEPAALFVPFKSYWPTYGHMTGAQSRWYFFWRDEVRQGRYPKTDLSYIFLHTYELINGVGWDEPQDGYRQLSLLWEAYRDSYKRLDQYLGGWLADFSFVHKLDVPLAEIVARSRGLAGDLAELELVRCLTSAPEQLSIEVLSVMSDYDISKSKFYAGEGKAAAERYIPQVVALIDAYVSRKHDSNLITMFPPGPPVMRERYLFRSAVYDISLYGYSVLVPVVRISKSPPLRSLITRLFRLTENKLRALLGYRGRLKDIKVDADMDELITRFLEREFRKAEKEEKGPAVVIDPQKLEQLENDSEVVRSLLTVEESVEPEDEAAAWSQVGAVAGIEEPGGGRVEHEEARVETLNNEGVRAEAGHVSEAVVETSLSAVAGEAEAWVHFASVLSPLQREVVLALAEADGALKAGRLAAEAGTMAELLYDEINELAMDNLGDLVIDGEELTEECILMLDYLKR; translated from the coding sequence ATGGCTAAAGACAAGCAGGGGCTGCATTTCACGGAGCTGGTCTGGGAGAGCACGGAGCAGAATATGGCGATACCGCCGCGCGGAACAGCCGAAGCGGAGCAGCCGGAGACCCGGGCGGCAGCGGAGCAGAAGAAAGCGGAGAAGCCGGCCGTGCAGCTTCAGCTGTGGGATATGGAGGAGAGCACTGAGCCGGTAACCACCACGGAGAGCCAGTTCGTTCATCGTGCCCGGGAGCTTGTAGACCATAAGGAGCCTGCGGCGCTGTTCGTCCCGTTCAAGAGCTATTGGCCGACCTACGGGCATATGACGGGAGCGCAGAGCAGATGGTATTTCTTCTGGCGGGATGAAGTGCGTCAGGGAAGATACCCGAAGACGGATCTGTCATATATTTTCCTGCATACGTATGAGTTGATTAACGGTGTCGGCTGGGACGAGCCGCAGGACGGATACCGGCAGCTGAGTCTGCTCTGGGAAGCCTACCGGGACAGCTATAAGCGTCTGGATCAATATCTTGGCGGGTGGCTGGCGGATTTCTCTTTTGTACATAAGCTGGATGTGCCGCTCGCTGAGATTGTGGCCCGTTCGCGCGGGCTGGCCGGTGATCTGGCGGAGCTGGAGCTGGTCCGCTGCCTGACATCCGCCCCGGAGCAGCTGAGCATTGAGGTGCTTAGCGTGATGTCGGATTATGATATCAGCAAATCGAAGTTCTATGCCGGTGAAGGGAAAGCGGCGGCTGAACGGTATATTCCCCAGGTCGTAGCCTTAATTGATGCCTATGTGTCGCGCAAGCACGACTCGAATCTGATCACGATGTTCCCGCCCGGACCGCCGGTGATGCGTGAGCGGTATCTGTTCCGCAGTGCCGTATACGATATCTCATTGTATGGCTACTCAGTCCTGGTGCCTGTGGTGCGGATCAGCAAGTCCCCTCCGCTGCGCAGCTTGATTACCCGCCTGTTCCGGCTGACCGAGAATAAGCTGCGCGCGCTTCTGGGATACAGGGGAAGGCTGAAGGATATTAAGGTCGACGCCGATATGGACGAGCTGATTACCCGGTTCCTGGAGCGTGAATTCCGCAAGGCCGAGAAGGAAGAGAAGGGGCCGGCAGTTGTGATTGATCCGCAGAAGCTGGAGCAGCTGGAGAATGATTCTGAGGTGGTGCGTTCGCTGCTCACGGTGGAGGAATCTGTGGAGCCGGAGGATGAAGCAGCGGCTTGGAGTCAGGTTGGAGCAGTGGCGGGGATAGAGGAACCGGGCGGTGGCCGGGTAGAACATGAAGAGGCTAGAGTTGAAACTCTGAACAACGAAGGAGTTAGAGCGGAAGCCGGACATGTATCGGAAGCAGTGGTGGAGACCAGCCTGTCAGCCGTGGCTGGCGAAGCGGAGGCTTGGGTTCACTTTGCTTCTGTACTGAGTCCGTTGCAACGGGAGGTCGTGCTTGCATTGGCCGAAGCAGACGGTGCGTTGAAGGCCGGACGGCTGGCTGCGGAAGCAGGAACGATGGCTGAGCTGCTCTATGATGAGATTAATGAGCTGGCCATGGACAATCTGGGAGACCTGGTTATTGACGGCGAAGAGCTGACGGAAGAATGTATATTGATGCTGGACTATCTAAAGAGGTGA
- a CDS encoding sensor histidine kinase — MIGIGLLSLLLSALLAYFFIRSMIRPVRRLIQEMRKLERGDFRAHMSESLTEEYTQMSYGFNHMVHRLQELMQREREASAAKREAQAGLLEAQIKPHFLYNTLDMIHWKAMDYDAEDISYMITQLGKMLRIGLSGGRMLIRLRDELEHARCYVSIQRERLPIAIAYTESIPDPAVRSYFIPKVILQPLIENSIIHGSCETGSGPLEIHLEVREVKPQGGPPYLQIRVLDNGRGLAEDWSIEQAGGIGIRNVMSRIQLYCGEPYGLYLANRPEKGVAAMITLPVIETEAQLERLLRDQI, encoded by the coding sequence GTGATCGGGATCGGCCTGTTAAGCCTGCTCCTGTCGGCGCTGCTTGCGTACTTCTTCATCCGGAGCATGATTCGTCCGGTGCGAAGGCTGATCCAGGAGATGCGGAAGCTGGAGCGCGGAGATTTCCGGGCCCATATGAGCGAATCGCTGACAGAGGAATACACGCAGATGTCTTACGGCTTCAATCATATGGTTCACCGGCTGCAGGAGCTGATGCAGCGTGAGCGCGAAGCGAGCGCGGCCAAGCGGGAGGCCCAGGCCGGTCTGCTGGAGGCCCAGATCAAGCCGCATTTCCTCTACAACACGCTGGATATGATTCACTGGAAGGCGATGGATTACGACGCCGAGGATATCAGCTACATGATTACCCAGCTCGGCAAAATGCTGCGGATCGGCCTCAGCGGCGGCCGGATGCTGATCCGCCTGCGCGATGAGCTGGAGCACGCCCGGTGTTATGTCAGCATCCAGCGGGAACGGCTGCCTATAGCCATAGCGTATACAGAGTCCATCCCGGACCCGGCGGTACGGAGTTATTTCATTCCGAAGGTGATTCTCCAGCCGCTGATTGAGAATTCCATTATTCACGGCAGCTGCGAGACTGGCTCCGGCCCCCTGGAGATTCATTTGGAGGTCCGCGAGGTCAAGCCTCAAGGCGGCCCGCCTTACCTGCAGATCAGGGTGCTGGATAACGGCCGTGGCTTGGCGGAGGACTGGTCGATAGAGCAGGCCGGCGGAATCGGCATCCGCAATGTGATGAGCCGCATTCAGCTGTATTGCGGGGAGCCTTACGGACTATACCTGGCCAACCGGCCGGAGAAAGGGGTGGCTGCTATGATTACGCTGCCGGTCATCGAGACGGAAGCGCAGCTGGAACGGCTGCTGCGGGATCAGATATGA